GATCGACGATCAGAAAGCCCCAGACGCCGGCCGGCACCGCCCCATCTCCGAGCAGTGCGATCGCGTGCTGCGCTTCTTTCGTGGGCTGCGAGAGTCGGTGCCAGGGCCGATGCGGCACCAGTCCGAGCACGTAGCACGGCTTGCCGGCCAGATGCACGACCTGCTTGCGCACCAGGTACACCGCGTCGAGCCAGGTTTCGTTCGCGAGCCGCTCGCGCAGCCGCACCAGCACGTCGACGTCGAGGTCGTGCGGAGCGAGCGAGTCGCTCTTCTTCAACTCCTGCCGCTCGCGTTGGGCCTTCTCCGCCAGCTCGCCGTACTGCCACGCGCGCTGGACGAATGCATCCGCCTCATCGCTGCGCCCATGACTGCGCAGGAACGCGCTGGCCTGATCGCAGCCGGCCGACACCGCGTCGGTGTCGAGCGCCATCGCGCGTTCGAGATGCTCGAGTCCGCGCACGTCGCCGTCATCGAGCAGCAGTTGGCCCCTTCGGAACTGAGCCATCGCATGATCCGGATGAGTGGCGATGAACGCGGTCAGCAGATCGTCCGCGACCGCGCGGCCCTGCAGATCGATGCGCGCGACCACGCGCTTCCACTCATCGTCGCGCTCCAATCCATCGGTGGCGCCACGCGTTTCGAGGTCCACCAGCTCGCCTGCGGTGCGCGCGAGTTCGTCGTGGCGAGCCTTCCAACCGGTGCCGATCTCGGAGCGCCAGCGTGCGTCGATCTCGGAGGCGAGTGCCTCGTAGGCCTCGCCCAGCAACTGCTGCGCGGCCGAGGGCCCGGGTTCCGCAAGCGTGTCGCCGAGATTCGCCGGAACATCGGGATTCAGGTGCTTCAGTCGGTCGCGAAGCGCCGGGTGCGTGTCCTCGTAGCCGGTCTCGGCACGCAACGCGTCTTCGAGCCACGTCATCGCCTGCATCGCGTCCGGATCCTCGCGCAGTCGCCGTGCCGCCTCGATCACACCGCGCTCGGGCGGCTCGGAGCGCTCGCGGACCTGTTCGTACAGCTTCGTCATCACGTCATGATGGAAGCGCGACATCACCTCGATGCGAACCAGCGCGCCACGCGTGCTACGTTCACCGGCCGCGCGCCGCGCGCAGGCATCCGCGAAGTACTCCGCGCGGCGGCCGAGCACGAAGCCGCGCGCGCCGAAACGCGGCGCGTACCAGCGGAAGAACGGCACGAACAGTCGCAGCAGGAGCCCACCCTGCGCATCGAGATGCGCGAGCAGCCGGCGCCACGCATCGGAAACGCTGAACAACCGGCCGGCGAAGGTGCTGTGATCGGCGGTCAGATGACCCATCTCGTGCGCGATCACCGAGCGCAGGCGATCGGAAGACAGCGTCTCGAGCATCGGCAGTCCGAGCAGCAGGTAGTTGCGCGGCCACCCGAACAACCCGA
This DNA window, taken from Candidatus Eisenbacteria bacterium, encodes the following:
- a CDS encoding M48 family metalloprotease, which translates into the protein MQFESYRDLVRRLETEAASDVRRYTLRVAAFGALGYTYLLGMFALLFGVVILGLVLSTHWHVGGIRWICVNLGIATVPMGIVLARVVLARPAVPSGVALTRERAPALFTLLDQVRMATNAPALHHVLLNHDYNCSVLQQPRLGLFGWPRNYLLLGLPMLETLSSDRLRSVIAHEMGHLTADHSTFAGRLFSVSDAWRRLLAHLDAQGGLLLRLFVPFFRWYAPRFGARGFVLGRRAEYFADACARRAAGERSTRGALVRIEVMSRFHHDVMTKLYEQVRERSEPPERGVIEAARRLREDPDAMQAMTWLEDALRAETGYEDTHPALRDRLKHLNPDVPANLGDTLAEPGPSAAQQLLGEAYEALASEIDARWRSEIGTGWKARHDELARTAGELVDLETRGATDGLERDDEWKRVVARIDLQGRAVADDLLTAFIATHPDHAMAQFRRGQLLLDDGDVRGLEHLERAMALDTDAVSAGCDQASAFLRSHGRSDEADAFVQRAWQYGELAEKAQRERQELKKSDSLAPHDLDVDVLVRLRERLANETWLDAVYLVRKQVVHLAGKPCYVLGLVPHRPWHRLSQPTKEAQHAIALLGDGAVPAGVWGFLIVDRLAWAKRRLRRIEGAEIWTRAVAVPPARLTEPLPIAGERADSNPESSATHHAA